The window taaaataaaaaaaatagtaaaattatgttaatataataggattatatttttaaataagacaagtaaaattaaaaagaaaaattattaagaatAGAAAAGTTCCGAAAACGATACAGgattggttttaatttttaaaacatcaTGTTAATTAGGCGGTGATGtgtcttttgaaaaaaagctGTGACTTGTGAGCCTGTgaataacaatattattaaaagAGACAGAACTGTATTGATAAGTAAacttgataaataaaattgtactgCAAActgtttaaattaattaggtgCACTATATGTCGTGTATCCAAACTCCAAAGTCGAAACCCATTTCATCAttatctctatctctatctctatctctatctctatctctatctctatcttGGCCTTACTGTTTATTAGTGGTTCTTCACAAAGGCAAATAGTTTTAccgaaaaacaaaataaaaaactattcTCTGTTCGAGTGCTGATTGACGAAAGTAGATCTCTAATTGCCTTAACTATTCTCTAATTGCTTTTTTTACCTTTAATTGCAAATTATTGCCGACAGCTAAATTATAATGTGGCCCTACCACTCATTGACACGATGaaaagaaacatttttttcatcacaaataaatcagTACGTACTCATTTTAGGTTATTCtgttattacaaaaataaatacaatcaATCTCTTTAACTTTATAATATGAGCAGTATTTCTCCTAATTTACTCTATTTATACggggtcctattctaatgcttttagcaccctaatccaaaatcaagactaaatctccacccttggattttaaaatgagtggatgagattaaagctcacaaaatctcaataaatagtagacaaaatatcaacaaaagggtaatatcgtcattatgttatcatatgataattttcgtgagtgttttttatatcaacattgtgtattacaaatatcaacaatatgacattggAATatcaactcatttttattgaaattggacatgcataatattgagattttgcctacaatatattgagatttttttgttgcatttgttgaaaatagcgctatgcttatcaacatgtacgaaaattgaaatataattgatcaaatttcatcacccgaacatcgtcggaacatatgcaattgagatctcgttggaatccttattaaattatctttaatttgatatattttttgcgaaaaaataatttgaattgagagagttacgtaaatttaaagatttgagatgattttgaggagagagaaagtagttagttataattactatatataggatttgacattaatatctttttaatttaattaataattatttaaatttaaaatatattacacttggcatcatattaaccacaagatcttctaatctaatggttgaaaattgatcTCAATTTAGGATcggtaattagttagcaactGATTACATCCCATCTATATGGAgtatactattatatttcatGATCAAAAGAAATGTATCAACTACAGAGTTTATTTGATTTACCTTCCATATGTCCAATATTTCACATGGATTTATCGGCTAAGaattttactactagtattagttTGTGAGAAGTTGTTGGGATGCTATTTTCTAATGGTTACcgaatttaaatcatttttaagggcaaattttaatttaaaaatacgcTGAgtgaatttttatatttcaattatgtgATTGTTATTCACATGCAGAAAAGCAAGCAGctttatgtttatttgttgtttaGCTAAAAGGAAATTGTGAGTGGGGAAGTAGCAGTATTTGTGTCGTTTAGGTAGTGGAAGGCAGCTGCAAAGATTCATGAATAATTGCTATGTAGCCATGTAGGGTCATTCTTGAATTCAAAAGTCTATATCCTTACTATTGCATTGTTAATCTAATTCAAGAAAGcttcaaaatatttctatcTTATATCACACTAGTCTTCTACTTTCATCTCTACAAATTTATCCCATTTTTGTTCACACTTTTCATACATTCAGCCTCTTAGCATGGCGGCTTATGCATCTCTGATTTCTCTTATGAGAGTGATAGACGATATTGAAACTCATCCATCCCCTCCAATTTCTCTCGATAAACAACAAGTTGAATCTCTCACTAATAAACTTGTCTTTTTGCAGGAATTCCTCGAAAGTTATAACTCTCCTTTTGCATACAGCAACGAAGCAGATCCTTTGGAGATGCGCATTGTAGATGCAGCTCATGCGGCTGAAGATGTGATTGAGTCATATATAATTGACACTATTCACCTTTCTGCAGCCACAGCTGCGAATGGCGGTGGCGGTGATGAACAAATCAATTGCATCAACTTCTATAGCGATATGCAAAATGTGATAgaagaaattgatttgatcacAAAAGAGGCGCCTTTGATAACGAGGGAGAAGGAAGAGAACAAGAGGATGGTGGGTGTTTATGGGGTAAGAGGTATCTCACTATATTTGATGATATGTGGAGTATAGATGTGTGGGATAGGTTGAAATTTTCCTTTCCTGATTGCAGAAGTGAGGGTAGTCGGGTAGTAGTCACAACTAGGATGTCGAATTTGGCTGCCCATTTGACTACTTCCTATGGCCtttttaaaatgagatttCTGGACGAGGTTAGTAGTTGGACTTTGTTCTCCAAAACTGTATTTAAAGACCAAAGTTTTCCTACTCATCTTGAGCAAATTGGAAAGAAAATTGTGAAAAAGTGTAACGGACTTCCTTTGGCGATTGCTGTGACAGGCGGTCTAATGACAAAGTCCGAACACACACTAAAATATTGGGAATACATAGAGAAAAACTTAAGTTCAATCGTGAATTCCGATAGTGATGATTATTGCTTGAGAATATTGAAACTGAGTTATAATCATTTGCTTGTACATCTAAAGCCTTGTTTTCTATATATGGGAGTGTTTGAGGAAGACCATGCAATTAGTGCTTCAACAATTGTCAAGCTATGGATTTCTGAAGGATATATAAAACCGATAGATAATAAAAGCTTGACAACAATTGGCAAAGAGTGCTTCAAGGAGTTAATTGATAGAAATCTCATTCTAGTTGATGAGTTGGGGTTACATGGGAATGTAAAATATTGGAAAATTCATGACTTACTAAGAGATCTATCTACGAAAGAAGCTAAAAAACAgaggttttttttatattttgagagAACAGAGTCATCAAGGAGCAATTAGGCAACACCGCATTGTTATTCCGAGTTACACTTCAAAGGAAAATATCCGCAATTCCTTGGACTCTATGTCACATGTTCGGTCTAATGTACGTCATATATATGGAGTTTCAGAATTGCCAAATTCTAGGTTTTTGAGGACACTATATGCATGTGATAACACATATACAAGTTCCTGCTACTTTTATTCCCTTGAAAATGTGTTTACTATGATGAATTCACGGTACCTTCGTTGTTGGGCTAATTGGGAGTCTGTGATTCCTTCGATCAACCTGCTTTGGAATCTACATACACTAATTATTAAGtgtactaaaatatttattgcacCAATTGAAATTTGGGAAATGCATAAACTTAGGCATGTTGAGTTTTCCTCAAGGAATTTGCATCTCCGAGCATCAACaatgatattattatcatGGAGAATCTCGAAGTGCTCAAAGGAGTGGATGATCCCAGTATAAGTGAAGATGTTGTTAAAAGAATTCCCAATATCAAGAAACTGCAAATGGTATGCAATGCAGAACTACTTGAGAGAGTGAGTTATGCCAGCTATCTTGAATGTTTTAGTAAACTGGAATCCTTGAAGCTCTCGGTTGCCTACTCGAGGGGGAAAAAGGATCTGCTGAAGATGAGTTTTCCACCCTCCCTTAAGAAGTTAAATCTTTGTATCCCAATTACTTCTGAATGGGAAGACATACTACCAACGATAGGTTCCTTACCACTTCTTCAGGAGctcatattaaattatggtcGATTGAGAACACGCAAGTGGGAAACAATTGAAGGTCAGTTCCCAGTCTCAAGTCATTAAAATTGTGGGAGTGTAATGATCtagaaaaatggataatgTTAGAGAGCTCCCACTTTCCTGTTCTTCAAGAGCTTTATCTTGGTCTGTTTAAAGAATTGAAGGAGATCCCTTCTGAAATTGGAGAAATACCCACattcaaatcaattgaattgCACCGTTGCAATGAATCAGTGATGTTGTCAGCTAAACGGATCTTAGACGAGCAAGAAGAATTACATGGAGACCAACCAGACCTTCATGTAAGTGTTGcagtttcaaaatttgatgaagatgaagcTAAAGCGGTGCAAGAGTTGGCAAGTTCCAACTTTAAGGTTACTATTAAGTAAATAGTTCTATACGTTGATTGCCCTCTTTTTGTGTTTATCCCCTAAGTTAGTCAAGTCTTTTTtcgtgttgatatttgtttGTGAACTTAAATTGATCAGTTTTCATTTATCATTCTACGGATTTGGAATTGCTTTGATACATGACAGTTTTTGAAGCAGAAAAAAATGCAGCTTGTTTATGTCAGACATGTACCTTCTAAATTATTGAGCATATGATATAGTGGTAAATTTCCAATTTGTATACATTTTGCATCTAAAACTGTTGAGTCtgtcgataaaaaaaaattgtttaaatattttttgtcgCCATCTGAAACGCTAAAACCCAGATTGATACAAGTGAGAGCCAACCTTTAAAATAGAACTAGTGTCTCATCTATACATGACATATTATATTTCGTTGAGATTAAAGAAATTGATGCTCTTGACGATTAAATCTTTGGATTTAATGCccttgataattaattaatttgaataagcTCAactcaattaatcaaaatactaTCATATAGGAGGCCCAAATATCATCTTTTTCATTCACGTTCCTCTCATACTAATGTTCAACTTAATATGTGAACTAATTGCCTTGCAAGTTGTGACATTCTCAACGCAACCAAAAGTCAAAAGATGGTCATTGGTTCAAGATTATAATATGCCCATGGTATACAATTAGGGAGCAGTTCACAAGGATAAGGGTATCATCAAATTTCTACCAAGTGTTGACAAAAAATTACTAGATGCCATGGAAATAATGTTTGTGATCATATTCTTgccattatttttgtttctgtaTTTCGCAACTCAATATCTGCTCAACAAGCTGCGAAATCTGCCGCCATCTCCATGGATAAACCTCCCCGTCATCGGCCACGTGTACTTGCTGAAGAAGCCTC is drawn from Salvia hispanica cultivar TCC Black 2014 chromosome 6, UniMelb_Shisp_WGS_1.0, whole genome shotgun sequence and contains these coding sequences:
- the LOC125193711 gene encoding uncharacterized protein LOC125193711 isoform X2 gives rise to the protein MGSEGSRVVVTTRMSNLAAHLTTSYGLFKMRFLDEEFASPSINNDIIIMENLEVLKGVDDPSISEDVVKRIPNIKKLQMVCNAELLERVSYASYLECFSKLESLKLSVAYSRGKKDLLKMSFPPSLKKLNLCIPITSEWEDILPTIGSLPLLQELILNYGRLRTRKWETIEVMLSAKRILDEQEELHGDQPDLHVSVAVSKFDEDEAKAVQELASSNFKVTIK
- the LOC125193711 gene encoding uncharacterized protein LOC125193711 isoform X1 codes for the protein MAAYASLISLMRVIDDIETHPSPPISLDKQQVESLTNKLVFLQEFLESYNSPFAYSNEADPLEMRIVDAAHAAEDVIESYIIDTIHLSAATAANGGGGDEQINCINFYSDMQNVIEEIDLITKEAPLITREKEENKRMVGVYGEFASPSINNDIIIMENLEVLKGVDDPSISEDVVKRIPNIKKLQMVCNAELLERVSYASYLECFSKLESLKLSVAYSRGKKDLLKMSFPPSLKKLNLCIPITSEWEDILPTIGSLPLLQELILNYGRLRTRKWETIEVMLSAKRILDEQEELHGDQPDLHVSVAVSKFDEDEAKAVQELASSNFKVTIK